One window of the Thermoanaerobaculia bacterium genome contains the following:
- the rplL gene encoding 50S ribosomal protein L7/L12 gives MALNVEQFVSEIESMSVLELNNLVKSLEEKFGVSAAAMAMPAAAAPAAAAAPAEEEKTEFTVVLAAAGDKIKTIKVVREVTGLGLKEAKDLVDGAPQTLKEGVSKDDAANIRKKFEEVGAKVEVK, from the coding sequence ATGGCATTGAACGTCGAACAGTTCGTCTCGGAAATCGAGTCCATGTCGGTGCTCGAGCTCAACAACCTGGTCAAGTCGCTCGAGGAGAAGTTCGGGGTCTCGGCCGCCGCGATGGCGATGCCGGCGGCCGCCGCTCCCGCCGCGGCCGCGGCGCCGGCCGAAGAGGAGAAGACGGAGTTCACCGTCGTCCTCGCCGCCGCCGGCGACAAGATCAAGACCATCAAGGTCGTCCGCGAGGTCACGGGTCTCGGGCTGAAGGAAGCCAAGGACCTGGTCGACGGGGCTCCCCAGACGCTCAAGGAGGGGGTTTCCAAGGACGACGCCGCCAACATCAGGAAGAAGTTCGAGGAAGTGGGCGCCAAGGTCGAGGTCAAGTAG